Part of the Drosophila kikkawai strain 14028-0561.14 chromosome 3L, DkikHiC1v2, whole genome shotgun sequence genome is shown below.
AGATGTTCGTGGTGGTGGAGCAGGAAAAGGAGTCCTCGACTGGCAAGAAACTAATGATTGTTACCGACAAGCCACAGGCTGATCTCACCCAGCATTTGGAGAAGCTGCTGCCCGAGATACTGAATCGCAtacaggacaaggacaagcAGAAGCAGATCAAACCCACTCCTGTGGTGGCTAAGACCAAGCCAGTGGTGGTTAACAATCCCACGGTTATCACCAGACCCCACATAACGTTGCCGCCCAAAAAGAATCCCACAAACTTTGTAAAGCTGGCAGCCATGCCGCCGAGTCCAGTGCCTTCTCCAGTTCAAATGCCACTTCCAATGCAGAATAACAAACACAAGACTATTGAGGAGGAGGAACCCATCAATCCTGAAGAGATCGAGACTAATATTAACCTGTCGCCGGATTTCCGCTTCCTCATGAAGATCCTACCCAAGCTGGAGCAGCTGCCAGAGCCGCACAAGCAGAACGTGAAGCGATCCATTCAGATTTTTGTGGAGAAGAGCTACAGTATCTACGGCCAGAAGGATTAATCAGTTAACCAGTATTGAAACTAAGATTTAATTACCATTTTTACGGCAGCCGAGTTCCCATTATCATAACCCGCGAAGGGcattttacattttgttgtCCAAGACTGAAGCAGaaccaatattaattaatttaagcaAGGGCGCGGAGCTGGAGCAGCTCCCCCATTTAGATAAGTCACTCTACAAAATTTGATATTACCCAAATGAATGGCGGTTTCTGGGTAGTTTTTGAAAGCCATAAACTTAAAGTTAAGATTGAAGTTCTTTCTATATTGAATATACGAAAGCATTTGCTGAgcttaaaaagaaaacaattcaAGTTAAATGCTGTTTTACTGGGGGGGAGTATCTAAGGAAACCTGTAGAATGGGTTAAAGAATTGATGTACCAAATTTCAGAACGTTTCGTCAAGACGATTTGGAGTTATCGACTTTCAAAATGGAACTTTTCAGGAGAGCAAACTACCTCTGTTAAAATAATCATAACTTCGTCAACTTTGTAATGATTGATGTGAAACTTTGACCAAATGTTCTTAACATATTGGAcattcataataaaaaataaaaatatatacgaaacaaaatttaaataccatATCCACCCCTTAATAAATAACacctttaatttcttttatcgtatctttttggtttttttttttttgttgttatgtTTTTTGCATTGTAATTCCAAAGAACTTTATTTAGTTTGAAAGCATTTTTTACGATCTCGTCCTTTCTTTTCTCGTTTGTTAcgttataataatatttagtaAGTCTAATGCGGGTTTATTTAGTGTGTGGTTGGGTTTAGTTTAGTTAATACAATGGTTAGTGTGTGTCATTACGATTTTCGTGTATGTAATTAATGCAAGGTTCTGGATTTTTGGCCATCCTTTCGATGGCGTTTTCTAATTTACACTTCCTTGCAGACAGAAGTTAGTTGTTATTGGCTTAGTATCGTTTTTCGTTAGTAAT
Proteins encoded:
- the bip1 gene encoding uncharacterized protein bip1 isoform X2, whose translation is MAKTRIKMTPLRKSPKGIVLSNNSGSFGSAGAGGVGGLQGGGGAAKTVVNSTTIGFVDSSTRDMEKPQLQTKNPTIIMPTMPQRSHSISSSASSDVQSINSDYEASLPLSTLVDTQNGSNNRTENGQPKKRKLYLITEKSDETNGHILETNGQPKKRKMFVVVEQEKESSTGKKLMIVTDKPQADLTQHLEKLLPEILNRIQDKDKQKQIKPTPVVAKTKPVVVNNPTVITRPHITLPPKKNPTNFVKLAAMPPSPVPSPVQMPLPMQNNKHKTIEEEEPINPEEIETNINLSPDFRFLMKILPKLEQLPEPHKQNVKRSIQIFVEKSYSIYGQKD